GACATGGCCACCATCGCCACGTACAGCGCCATGGCGCCGCCGAATTCCTTGAGATACAGGCGTCGCGCCTGGATTTGATGCATGAGGTCGTTCTCCGGTTGTGTAAAGCGTGCTTGACATTGTGGCGATGCGGTTTTGCTGTGTCAAGGTTCCTTTACATCGACAGCCAAAATAAAACCGGCCGCGGCCGGTTGGGGATCGACGGGGCGATCAGGATTGGGTGGCGGCGGTGGCCTCGGTCGGCGTCAGGGTGGACGGCGCCGGCGCGGCATCCGGGCTGGCGGCCTCGGACCGTGCCGCGGGCGCCGGGGCGGCAACCGCGGCGGGCGGCGCGTCGGCCGGTTTGGCGGCCGGCGCACTGGCGGTGCTGGTCGGCGCGGCCTTGCCATTGGCGGCGGTGGCCGCCTTGCCGTCCGCGCCCTTGACCTCGGCCTGGGCCGGCTTGGCCGGGGCGGTGATGTCCATGATGAGTTCGACCCGGCGGTTGGCGGCGCGGCCGGCCGGCGTGTCGTTGGACTCGATCGGACGCGTCTCGGCGTAGCCCACGGCACGCAGGCGGCTGCCGGCCACGCCGTCGCGCACCAGTTCGCGCAGCACGCTGGTGGCGCGGCTGCTGGACAGTTCCCAGTTGGAGGCGAACTGGCGGGTCTGGATCGGCACGGGGTCGCTGTGGCCCTCGACCGATACCTGGTACTCGTTCTTGTTGAGGATCGCGGCCAGGCGCTTGATCACGTCCAGGCCCGACGGGCTGAGGGTGGCCTGGCCCGACGGGAACAGCAGTTCGTTGCTGATGCGGAAGCTGACCGATTGCTCGTTAATGATGACGTCGACCGACTTGCCCAGGTCGCCCAGGCCAAGCGATTCCTTGGACGGCGCTTTCAGGGGCGGGGCGGCCTGCGCCAGCACCTCGCCCTCGGCGGCCGGCGCGTCCGCGGCCGCGGCCGTCGCCGCGGCGCTGGCCGCGGGCTTGCCGGCGTCGGCCCAGCTGGCGGGGATGGCCGGGGTGTCGAACTCGGCGTATTCGCCGTCGTACGCGGGCAGGCCCTTGGCCGCGAGGCTGCCGACCAGGTCAACCGGCTGCTCGCCGGCGTCCTGGAAACCGCCATGCAGGCGCGACACGGCCAGCATCACCACCAGCATGGCCAGCAGCAGCGTGATCAGGTCCAGGTAGCTCAGCAGCCAGTTCTCGGCGTCGCTCTCGACCGTTTCGTCGACGTGCCAGCGGGCGTAGCGGTCCTTGCGGTCGCTCTTGCTCGGGCGCCAGCCGCTATTGGCCGCTGCCTTCTGCGCGCGCAGCTGGGCCTGGCGGGCCTGCTCGATCCGCTGCGCCAGGGAGGGGGAAATCAGGCTCATTGACGCGCGGCGGCGGGGCGGGTGATGGACACGGGTTTGGCGGCCGTGGACACCTGGCCCTCGGTCTTGCCGCGGGGCGCGGAGGCGCCGCCGTCGTAGATTTCGTCCTCGACGTGCATGACGAACGAGTTCAGGGTCTCGCGCACCACGGCCGGGCCGCGCTTCTCGCACATCATCGAGATGCCCTGCAGCACCATGTTCATGGACTCGACGCGGCGCGCGGTGCGGCGTTCGAGCTTGACGGCGATCGGCTTGCAGACGAGGTTGGCCAGCAGGATGCCGTAGAAGGTGGTCATCAGGCCGATGGCCAGCTGCTGGCCGATGGTGGTCATGCTGCCGTCGCCCAGCACGGCCATCAGGTTGATCAGGCCGACCAGCGTGCCCAGCATGCCGAAGGCCGGCGCGAACGTGGCCATGACGCGGAACATCTGCGCCTCGGCCATTTCACGCGCCTTGAGCCGCGCCACGCGCCATTGCAGCAGCTCGATGATCTGGTCTTCGGGGGTGTTGTCGATGATCAGCTGCACGCCGGTGCGCAGGAACGGGTTGGTGACCTTCTTCAGTTCCAGCTCGACCTTGTGGACGTCGGTGTTCATCCACAGCTGCGCCATGTTGACCAGTTCCTCGATGTCGCGCTGCTGGTCGTGCTGGTCGTGGCGGAACACGGTGCCGACCAGCTTGAAGACCCGCATCACTTCGGACAGCGGATAGGCGATGAACAGCGCGGCGGCGGTGCCGCCCAGCACGATGGCCAGGCCCGGCAGGTTGAAGTACATGCCGGGGTTGGTGGCGGCCAGCGCGATGACGATGACCAGGGTGAGCAGGCCGACAACGGCGCCGATGACGGTAGACGGATTCATGGATCTTGCCCGATAGCGAGGGCATCCGGTTTACGGAATGCGGGAGAGTGGCAAATTCTAGCCACGCCGCGTCCGGGGCAATCCGCCGGAAAACGGGGCGAAAGGGGCGGTAAGCGCCGGCTTAAACCGCCGTTCAGGTGGCTGGCCCCGTACGGAGCGTCGAACGGAAAAACGGGGTCGGGCTTGCCTGCGCCAGGGGCGGCGGCGTGTGCGCGCCGGCCGGGATCAGCGCTTGCGCGCCTGCCATTCCTCGCGCGTGATTTCCCAGATCTCGGCCATCTGGCGTCCCGAGACGAAGCCGCGTTCCTCGGTGGCGACGCGCCGCATGCCGGTGCGGTCGGACAGCCGGCGCGAGCCGTCGTTGGCCACGGCCTTGGGCGCGCGCAGCACTGGCTGGCCGAGCACCTCGAACCAGTAGGCGGTGACCGCCTCGCTGGCCTCGGTCATGTAGCCCTGGCCCTGGTACAGCGGGTCGAGCCAGAAGCCGCGGTGGTTGCCGGGGTCGTCGCGCATCAGGCTGATCAGGCCGATGAGGCGGTCCGGCTCGGTGCGCGGGCGCAGGGACCAATGCCACTGCACGCCGCGCCGCATGGCGGGCAGCGCCACCTGTTCCACGTAGGTGCGCGCGCCATCGGCCGGGTAGGGCCAGGGCACCTGTTCGGCCAGGTAGCGCACCACTTCCCATTGCGGAAAGATGCGCTGGATGGCGGGCGCGTCGTCCAGGCACAGCGGTTGCAGCAGCAGGCGTTCGGTGCTCAGCGGAGGGTGAGGGGCATGGTCGGGCATCGCGGTCGGGGCAAGTGGGCCAGCGGAAATGTATATCATGGGCGGCAAAACGCGGCCAATCGCCCCGTGCCAGACGGCCGGGCCTATTGGCCGCAGCAACGGAGAAACACTTATGAATGCCAACGAAAACGTCAGCATGGCGCTTTTTTGCGACTTCGAGAACGTGGCGCTTGGCGTGCGCGACACCAAGTACCAGAAGTTCGACATCCGGCCGGTGCTGGAGCGCCTGCTGCTCAAGGGCAGCATCGTGGTCAAGAAGGCCTATTGCGACTGGGAGCGCTACAAGGAATTCAAGGCGCCGATGCACGAGGCCAATTTCGAGCTGATCGAGATCCCGCACGTGCGCCAGTCGGGCAAGAACTCGGCCGACATCCGGCTGGTGGTGGACGCGCTGGACTTCTGCTACACCAAGTCGCACGTCAACACCTTCGTCATCATCAGCGGCGATTCCGATTTCTCGCCGCTGGTGTCCAAGCTGCGCGAGAACAACAAGAAGGTGATCGGGGTGGGGGTCAAGCAATCCACCTCGGACCTGCTGATCGCCAACTGCGACGAATTCATCTTCTATGACGACCTGGCCCGCGAAGGCCAGCGCGCCGCCGACGCCCGCCGCGACAACCGCGGCGGCGGCAACGCCGGCCAGCGCCGCTCGCCCGACGAAGAGCGCCGCCGCAAGGAAGAACTGGAAGCCCGCAAGACCCAGGCGGTGGACATGGTGGTCGAGACCTTCGAGGCGCTGATGGCCGAACGCGGCGACAGCGGCAAGGTCTGGGCCTCGGCCCTGAAGGACGCCCTCAAGCGCCGCCGGCCCGACTTCAACGAGTCGTACTACGGCTTCCGGGCCTTCGGCAACCTGCTGGACGAGGCGCAGTCGCGCGGCTTCCTGGACGTCGGCCGCGAGGAAAAGTCGGGCACCTACGTGTATCGCGACAGCGCGGGCGGCACGCCGGCCAAGGTTGGCGGCAAGCCGGCGCTGCGCGCCATGGCGGCGGCGGTCGAGGCGCCCGAGAGCGCGGCGGATGCCGCCCCGGGCGCCCCGGCCGACGAGGCCGATGCCAAGCCTGCCCGTGGCGCGCGCGGCGGCCGCAAGAATGCGTCGGGTGGCCGCGGTGGCCGCCAGGGCGCGGGCCAGGCGTCGGGCCGCCAGGCTGGGGACCGCGACAGCGGCGAACCGGCGGCGCGCGAAGAGCGCGAGGCGTGGCCGCGGCAGGGCCAGGCGACAGCCGCCGTCGAGGCCTCTGCGGCGGTGACGCAGGCGGCTCCCGTCTCGCCTCCTGCGTCGATTTCCGAGCCCGCGGCCGTGCCCGCTTCGGATGACGTCCAATCCGCCGCCGAGGCCCAGGCCCCGGCGGAACCGAAGAGCCGGCGTGGCGCGCGCAGCGGCCGTGGCGCGGCCAAGACCGCCCGGACCGCCAAGGCGCCGGCCACCACCGCCAGCGACGCCGATTCCGGCGCGGCGGCGCCATCCGCCGGACGCGCCAAAGCCACGGCGCCCGCCGTCGCGGACGGCCCGGCGCCGGAAAGCACGGCGCCGGACAATGCCGCGCCCGATGCGGCCCCGGCCAAGCCGGCGCGCAAGACCGCCACGCGCGCGCGCCGTCCGCGCAAGGCCGCCGACGCCGAGTAAACCGGCGCGTGGGCCGGGGCCGGCGCCGCGCCGCCGGCCGTTCAATCCGTCACGGGGCCCCGGCCGTCATAGCGGCCGGGCGTGACGCCGTATTCGCGCTTGAACATGGCGATGAAGGCGCTGACGTTGTCGTAGCCCGACTCCAGGGCGGCGGCGGTCACGCCATGGCCGGCCGCCAGCATTTCCTGCGCCCGCATCAGCCGGGCGCGCTGACGCCACACCCCCAGCGACAGGCCGGTCTCGGCCAGGAAGCGGCGCGCCAGCGTGCGCGGCGCCATGCCGATGGTGTCGGCCCAGGCGGCCAGCGGCCGGGTGTCGGCGGGCGCGTCCGACAGCGCCAGCGCCAGGCGTTGCAGCCGCGGCTCGCGCGGCAGCGTCAGGCCGTCGCCAGCGCGCGGCAGGGTCCGGATTTCGTCGCGCACCACCTCGGCGATGCGGACCTGGGCGGCGTTCCAGGCCGCGTCCGGCCAACCGGCGGCGCGCTCGACCGCCGCCAGCAGCAGCGCCGACGCCTGCAAGGCGCAGGGCGCCGCCGGCAGCTCGGCGCAGGCCGCGGGGCTGAGGTAGACGCTGTAGCCCGCGTACGGGCCGTGCGAGCGCAGCCCGTGCGGGCAGTCAGGCGGAATCCAGATCGCGTGGGCGGGCGGCGCGACCCATTGGCGGTCGCCGGCCAGCACCGTGAGCAGGCCGCGATAGGCGCCGAACAGCTGGCCGCGCGCATGCTGGTGCAGGGCGGTGTGCCGCAGCGCCGTGTCCTGGCGCCGCACCGCCAGCAGCGCCGGGCCATCGGGCGCCGCGGCCAGATTGGGGGCGATCAGGGGCGAGGCGGCGGGGCGCGGGGGCGAAGCGGAAAGGCGCGCGGGCATGGCGGATCCAGGTTGGCACAAACACGGTATTGATTGTCAAAATTACCGCAGATTTGCCGCGCCGGGGCGATTATCGTGACCCTGTGCCCATCGACAGGAGAACATCATGCAAGCACAGGATCTATTGCCGGACGACCGGAACGTTGCCCAATTCGAGGGCGTGACCGTGCGCAAGGGCACGGTCGGCGCCTTCCTGGTGAACGCGCGGGTGTGGTGCGACGCCCAGGCGGCGCCGGCCGCACGCGACGTCGCCGCCCGCGACATGCGGGACGCCTTGCCGGCGCTGCGCGCGCTGGGGCTGTTCGAGGTGCTGGAAGTGCGCGACCCGGCGCTGCGGCGCTGGCTGGACACGGCCCAGGCCGCGTCCGCCGGCGACGGGGTCAAGGGGTGATGGAGTAGGGCAGCGGCGCGGCGGCGATGCGCGGGCCGTCGGCCGCGCCCAGTCGCAGGTCGCCCTCGGGCAGCGCGGCCAGCGTGGTTTCGAACAGCACCGACACGCCGTCCTGGCCGCGGGCGGCGTCGACGATGCGGCCGGTCGGCTCGCCCGGCTGGGTGGCGTCGAACACGTCCTGGCCGGCCAGCCCGGCATCGGCTACGCCGGCGTCGGCGATGGTGCCGAACGCCATGCGGCGCTTGACCGTGCCGCGGTAGTGGCTGCGCGCCACCACTTCCTGGCCGGGATAACAGCCTTTGGTGAAGCTGACGCCCTGGATCAGGTCCAGGTTGACGGTCTGCGGAATGAAGACGTCCTGGGTCGCCGTGGTGATCCAGGGGATGCCGGCGGCCAGGTCGGCCGCGTGCCATTGCGCGGCCGGTGCCAGGCCCAGCACGGCGGCCAGCGGCGCGGCCGCGGCCAGTTGTTCGTCGGACGCGATCCACCACCAGCGCGACGCGGCGCTGGCCGAGGGGGCGGCGATCCAGGTGCCCGAGGGCAGCTCGACGCGCTGCCAGGGCGTGCGCGGCAGGGCGCCGGCGGCCGCTTCCAGGGCGGCCAGCTGCGCCGGATCGGCCTGCACGCCTGCCACGTGCAGCGCGGCGGGGGCCAGCTTGACCTTGGCGCGCAGCACGAACATGGACAGGCGCTTGATCAGGGCCGCGGCCAGGTCCTGGCGCACCAGGGCGTACAGCTGCGGCGCGTCTTCGGTCGGGGCGGCGCCGCGCCACATCACCAGGGTCGCCAGCAGGCGGCCCTTGGCGGTGCAGTAACCGGCCAGGCGGGCGGCGTCGGCGGTCAGGCCGGTGACGTCCTGGGTCAGCTGGCCGTGCAGGAAGGTCAGCGCGTCGGCGCCGGCGGCGCTGAAAACGGTGAAATCATCCAGCGGCGCCAATTGCGCGCAACCTTCGGCGCGCGCCGGGATCGAAGAATGGAAAGCATGCATGGCTGCGTGGGCCCGTGACTCGTCATCAAAGGGTTGATGATAGCTGTGTTCTCATCTTGGCAGGCCCATGCCCGCGCAGGGCAAAGGGGCGCGCGACGCGCTCCGGCCCTCGTTTTGCTCCGACAGGTCCGCGCGATCCATTAAACTTCCCAGACTTATGAAGAAGCGACTCCGTTTTTACGTCCTGTGGTCATTCCTGCTCATCGTGCTGGCCGTCGCCGCGACCGTCGGCGCCGCCTGGCACTGGATGCATCGCCCCATTCCCCTGTCGGCCGACAGGATCGATTTCGTGGTGGACCCGGGCAGCAGCCCGCGCACCGTCGCGCGCGCGCTCAACGCGGCGGGCGTGCCGGTCTGGGAGCCGGGTTTCGTCTGGATGGCGCGCCTGACCGAACAGGACAAGCTGATCAAGGCCGGCGGCTACCAGGCCATCAACGGCGACACGCCCTGGCTGCTGCTGGAACGCATGGCGCGCGGCGACATGACCCAGCGCCAGATCACCTTCCTGGAAGGCTGGACCTTCCGCCAGATCCGCCAGGCGCTGCGCGAGAATCCCGACGTCAAGCAGACCCTGGGCGACATCAGCGATGAAGCCCTGATGGAGCGCCTGGGCTCGGACATCAAGCATCCGGAAGGCCTGTTCTTCCCGGACACCTACATCTTCACGCCGGGCAGCTCCGACTACGACCTGCTGCGCCGCGCCTACCAGGAAGGCCAGCGCATCCTGGACGACACCTGGGCCAAGCGCCAGGCCGATCTGCCGCTGTCCACGCCCTATGAGGCGCTGGTGCTGGCGTCCATCATCGAGAAAGAAACCGGCCATGGCCCGGAGCGCCGCCGCGTCTCGGGCGTGTTCACCAACCGCCTGAAGATCGGCATGCTGCTGCAGACCGACCCCACCGTCATCTACGGCATGGGCGACGCCTACCAGGGCCGCATCCGCAAGCGCGACCTGCAGACCGACACGCCCTGGAACACCTACACGCGCCCGGGCCTGCCGCCCACGCCGATCGCCGCCGCCGGCCGCGCGGCGCTGCTGGCCGCGGTGCAGCCCGAGCAGCACAAATTCCTGTTTTTCGTCTCGCGCGGCAACGGCACCAGCGAGTTCTCGGTAAACCTGTCCGAGCACAACCGCAACGTTTCCCGCTATATCCTGGGTCAGACACCGGCGGCGCGCCCGGCGCCGGCGGGCAAGCCCGCCGCCGCGCCCGCGCCTGCCGCCGCGCCGGCGCCCGAGGCGGCACCCACTTCCACGCCGGACGACGATCCGGCGCCAGCACAAGGACAAGAACAATGACCTCACGCGGACGCTTCATCACGCTGGAGGGGGTCGACGGGGCCGGCAAGAGCACGCATACCGAGTGGATCGCCGAGTTCCTGCGCGGCCAGGGCCTGGAGGTGGTCTCCACCCGCGAGCCTGGCGGCACGCCGCTGGGCGAAAAGTTGCGCGCCCTGGTGCTGACCGATCCGATGGGCCTGGATACCGAGACCCTGCTCATGTTCGCCGCCCGCTGCGAGCACCTGCACCAGGTGATCGAGCCGGCGCTGGCGCGTGGCGCCTGGGTGGTCTGCGATCGCTACACCGACGCCACCTACGCCTACCAGGGCGGCGGCCGCGGCCTGGGCGCCGCCCGCGTGGCGGCGCTGGAAACCTGGATGCAGGCCGGCCGTCCCGACCGCACCTGGCTGTTCGACGTGCCGCTGGCGGTGGCGCGGGCGCGCCTGGCCGATGCCCGCGAGCCCGACCGCTTCGAGCGCGAAGGCGCCGCCTTCTTCGAACGCACGCGCGCGGCCTACCAGGCCCGCGCCGCGGCCGAGCCCGACCGCATCCAGGTGATCGATTCGACCCGCGCCATTCCCGAGATCCGCGCCGAGCTGGAAGCCGGCCTGCGCCAACTGGTGGCGGCCCGTCCATGAGCGCGCCCCAGTTCCTGCCCTGGCAGATGGAGACGGCGCGGGCCTGGCTGGGCAACCGCGAGCGCTTCGCCCACGCCTGGCTGGTGCACGGCCTGGCCGGCATCGGCAAGCTCGACTTCGCCAACGCCGCCGCCGCCAGCCTGCTGTGCGAGACGCCGCAGGATGGCCTGGCCTGCGGCCATTGCGCCGCCTGTGCCTGGTTCGCCAGCGGCAACCATCCCGACCTGCGCCGCATCCGGCCCGAGGCCGTGGCGGTCGAGGAGGGCGCCGACGCCGCCGAAGGCGCGGAAGAAGCCGAGCCGGCCACGGGCGCGGCCAAGAAGGCGCCGTCCAAGGAAATCCGCATCGACCAGATCCGCTCGCTGGAATCCTGGTTCAACACCGCCACCCACCGCGGCGGCTGGCGCGTGGCGCTGCTGTATCCGGCGCACGCGCTGAACGTGGTGTCGTCCAACGCCTTGCTCAAGGTGCTGGAAGAGCCTCCGCCGCATACCGTGTTCCTCTTGGTGGCCGACGCGCCCGACCGGCTGCTGCCGACGCTGGTGTCGCGTTGCCGCCGCCTGCCGCTGCCGGCGCCCGACGCCGACACCGCCTTGCAATGGCTGCGCGCCCAGAACGTGGAGCCGGCGCGCGAATGGCTGGCGGCCGCCGGCGGCGCGCCGCTGGCCGCGTTGCGCCTGGCGCAGCATGCGGAAACCGCGTGCCCGCCCTGGCTGACGCAACTGGTTGGCCCGTTGGCCAAGGGCCAGACGCCCGACGTCGGCACCTTGGCCGAGGCCCTGGAAAAGGCCCCGCCGGCCGAGTGGATCGACGCGCTGCAACGCCTCTATACCGATCTGATGCTGGCCGCCGCCGGCGCGCCGGTGCGTTATTTCCCGGCGCTGGCCGCCGTCGTGGCCGAGGTCGCCGCGCGCATGAACACGGCGCGCGCGGCCGAGGCCGCGCGCTGGCTGACGCGCCAGCGGGCGCTGGCCACGCATCCCTTGAATGCCAAGCTTTTCGCCCACGCGACGCTGCAGCGCGTGGTGCTATCCTGCCAGGCGTAACCTGCCGCGGCGCGGCGACGGATCCGGCCTGTCCGGGCCGCCGTCCAGACGCCGCGCCTTTCCTCATCCAAGTCTCATGTACGTCGATTCCCACTGCCATTTGAATTTCCCCGAGCTGGCGGCCGACCTGCCCGCCATCCTCGAACGGATGGCCGCCAACCAGGTGACCCACGCGCTGGTGGTCAGCGTCAACCTGCCTGAATGGCCGGGCCTGATGTCGCTGGTCGAGCCGCAGCCGAACCTGTGGGCCTCGGTCGGCGTGCACCCCGACTACGAAGACACGCCCGACCCCGAGCCCGAGGAGCTGGCGCGCCTGGCGGCCCACCCCAAGGTGGTGGCCATCGGCGAGACCGGCCTGGACTATTACCGCCTGTCCGAGCCGCTGGACTGGCAGCGCGAGCGTTTCCGCCGCCACATCCGCGCCGCGCGCGACACCGGGCTGCCGCTGATCGTGCACACGCGCTCGTCGGCCGAGGACACGGTGCGCATGCTGCGCGAGGAGGGCGCCGCCGAGGTCGGCGGGGTGATGCACTGTTTCACCGAGACCTGGGAAGTGGCCCAGGCCGCGCTCGACCAGAATTTCCACATCTCGCTGTCCGGCATCGTGACGTTCAAGAACGCGCATGTGGTGCACGAGGTGGCCGCCAAGGTGCCGCTGGACCGCCTGCTGATCGAGACCGACTCGCCGTACCTGGCGCCGGTGCCGTACCGCGGCAAGCTCAATGACCCGTCCAAGGTGATCCACGTGGCCGAGAAGATCGCCGATCTCAAGGGCATCAGCGTGGCCGAGGTGGCACGCGCTTCCACGGATAATTTCTTTAATCTTTTCAATAAGATAAAGAAATAATTTAATGTCTATTATTTAAAGTAAATTATCAGGATTGCCCATGGCTGCCAGCGCTGCGTTCTCCCGTCACCGCCTCGTTTCGCATTGCCGCAGCGCGCTGCTGGCGTTGTGCGTCGCCGTCTCGACGCCGGCGTTGGCCCAGGCGGCCAATCCGTCGGACTGGTGGGTCTACGTCGCCAACGACTACCCGGACGAAATCAAGGACCTGCTGGCGCACGGCGCTGATCCCAACGTGCGCTACCGCAATGGCCAGCCGGCCCTGATGCGGGCGGTGGTGGACGGGGCCTGGAAGGTGTTCGACGTGCTGGCGGCCAATCCGCGCACGGACGTCAACGCCGAGAATCCGGCCGGCGAGACGCCGCTGATGTACCTGGCCATTGCCGGCCAGACCGACCGGGCGCGGGCGCTGATGGCGCGCGGCGCCCAGGTCAACCGGCTGGGTTGGACGCCGCTGCACTATGCGGCCTCCAAGGGCCAGCTGGCCATGGCCGGGCTGCTGCTGGAGCGCAAGGCGATGGTGAACGCGCCGGCGCCCAACGGCGAAACGCCGCTGATGATGGCGGCGCTATCGGGCAACAAGGCGATGGTGGAGCTGCTGCTGAAGGCCGGCGCCGACGTCACCACCCGCGATACCAAGGACCAGAACGCCGCGGACTGGGCCCGCACCGGCAAGTCGACCAGCCTGGCCGCGGAGCTGCAGACGTTGATCGCCCAGCAGGAGGCGGCCAAGCGCGCCCGCCGCGCCAGCGGGCCGGCGGAGCCGGAACCCGACCCGGCGCAGGCCGCCGAGGCGGCGCCCGGCGTGGCCCCGGCCGATACCACGGCGGCGCCGCCCACCGTGCAGCCCGCGCCGCTGGACGCGCCGCCGCCGCTGGCCCAGCCGGCCGCGCCCGCCAAGCCCGCGAATACGCCCAATGTGGGCGGCGTGTCCGGGGTGCGCCTGAACAACTACGACAAGCCCGCGACGCCCTGATCGCGGCCGCGTCCCGCTGGTTCCGAAACCCGCCTTCCGGCGGGTTTTTTATTGCCGGTCGCCGGCGCGGGCGGGGAGGCGCGGGGCGGGCGCGCGGGCGCCGGGACCACGGCCTGACCAGGCGCCAGCAGGCTCCGGGGGATGGCTTTGTGATCGTGCGTTTCGGGGTTTTCCCTGTGATTTCTCACTAGGTGGGAAAAATTTTGGTTGTAACCACCATAAATTGATAATCTCGCCGCCGTCACCACCAGGAGAGCTTGTTGATGGATCAGTCGGTAGGACCGGGCGCGGACCGGGTGCTTTACGTGTTGGCCACGCTGGCCCGGCACGATGGCCCCCTGAGCATCGCCGCGCTGGCGGAGAAGACCGGCCTGGCGCAGAGCACGCTCTACCGCCAGGTGGCGCTGCTCAAGCGCTGGGGCTTCGTCGCCGAGCACGAGGGCGAGTACGGCCCCGGTCCGCTGTGCGTGCAACTGGCCTGGGGCTTCGACCAGTCGTCGTTCCTGATCCATGAAGCGCAGCCGGACATGGCGGCATTGGCCGCCGCGTCGGGCGAGACCATCGGCCTGCTGGTGGCGGTCAAGGACCAGGCCGTGTGCCTGGACATGGTCGAGAGCCAGCATCCGCTGCGCTGTTCCTTCACCAAGGGCCGCGGCCTGCCGCTGGTGCGCGGCGCCTCGGCCAAGTCGCTGCTGGCTTTCATGCCGGTTCCGCGCCAACAGGCCGCGCTGGCCATCCTGGCGCGGGAGTCGGGCGTGGATCCGACCCGCCTGGCCGACGAACTCGAGGCCATCCGCGCCCAGGGCTATGCCGTGACCGACAGCGAAGTCGACGCCGGCGTCTGGGGCGTGAGCGTGCCGATCTTCCAGCGCGCCAACCAGGCGGTGGCCTCCATCACGCTGATGGCCCCGTCCACCCGCGCCGCCCAGCGGCCGCAGGCCTTCATCGACCTGACCGTCGCGGCCGCCCGCCGCATCTCGGGCAGGCTGCAGGCGCACTGACGCCGCCCATTTCCGCATTCCACGTTGTCCCCGACATTCCCGCCGCCTCTCTAGACGCCACACCCCACGCCGTACCGATCGCCGTATCCGTATCCACTTCTTCCTATCAGGATTCGCCATGACTACTCGCCGCACCCTGCTGACCGCCGCCCTGACCCTGGGCCTGGCCTGGAGCATGGGCACCGCCCACGCCCAGGAAACCATCCGCGCCGTGACCGACGCCACCTTCCCGCCCATGGAGTTCGTCAAGGACGGCAAGCGCACCGGTTTCGACATTGAACTGGTCGAGGCCCTGGCCGCCGCCATGGGCAAGAAGGTCGAATGGATCGACATCGACTTCAAGGGTCTGATTCCCGCCCTGCAGGCTGGCCGTGCCGACATCGCCGTGTCCGCCATCTACATCACGCCCGAGCGTGCCAAGGTGGTGGACTTCACCGACCCGTACTACGCCGGCGGCCTGGTCGTGATGACCAAGAAAGACGGCCCCATCAAGACCCTGAAGGACCTGGACGGCCGCAAGGTGTCGGTGCAGGTCGGCACCAAGTCGGTCAACTACCTGAAGGACCACTACCCGTCGGTGCAGCGCGTCGAGGTCGAGAAGAACCAGGAGATGTTCAACCTGGTGCAGATCGGTCGCGCCGATGCCGCCGTGACCGGCAAGCCGGCCGCCAAGCTGTTCGCCCAGAGCACCACCGACCTGACCGTGCTGGGCGACCAGATCACCACCGAGGACTACGGCATCGCCGTGCCCAAGAACAAACCGGAGCTGACCCGCGGCCTGAATGAGGCGTTGCAGAAGATCAAGGCCGATGGCAGCTACCAGGCCATCGTCAACAAGTGGTTCGAGGCGCCCGCGAAATGAACCTGGATTTTGCCCCCGTCTTCGCCGACTTCGACGCGCTGGTGCGCGGCGCGGTGGTCACCGTCGAGGTGACCGCCGGCGCCTTGCTGCTGGGCTGCGTCATCGGCCTGCTGGTCGGCGTCGGCCGGCTCAACCCGCAACGCAGCATCATCTACAACCTGTGCAGCGTCTACCTGCTGTTCTTTCGCGGCACGCCGTTGCTGGTGCAGCTGTTCATCTGGTTCTTCGGCCTGCCGCAATTCGGCGTGACGCTGCCGGCGTTCGCCTGCGGCGTGCTGGGGCTGGGCATGTATTCCGGCGCCTACGTGTCGGAAATCGTGCGCGGCGCGATCCAGTCGGTCGACCGCGGCCAGACCGA
The window above is part of the Achromobacter deleyi genome. Proteins encoded here:
- the mltG gene encoding endolytic transglycosylase MltG, encoding MKKRLRFYVLWSFLLIVLAVAATVGAAWHWMHRPIPLSADRIDFVVDPGSSPRTVARALNAAGVPVWEPGFVWMARLTEQDKLIKAGGYQAINGDTPWLLLERMARGDMTQRQITFLEGWTFRQIRQALRENPDVKQTLGDISDEALMERLGSDIKHPEGLFFPDTYIFTPGSSDYDLLRRAYQEGQRILDDTWAKRQADLPLSTPYEALVLASIIEKETGHGPERRRVSGVFTNRLKIGMLLQTDPTVIYGMGDAYQGRIRKRDLQTDTPWNTYTRPGLPPTPIAAAGRAALLAAVQPEQHKFLFFVSRGNGTSEFSVNLSEHNRNVSRYILGQTPAARPAPAGKPAAAPAPAAAPAPEAAPTSTPDDDPAPAQGQEQ
- the tmk gene encoding dTMP kinase, which encodes MTSRGRFITLEGVDGAGKSTHTEWIAEFLRGQGLEVVSTREPGGTPLGEKLRALVLTDPMGLDTETLLMFAARCEHLHQVIEPALARGAWVVCDRYTDATYAYQGGGRGLGAARVAALETWMQAGRPDRTWLFDVPLAVARARLADAREPDRFEREGAAFFERTRAAYQARAAAEPDRIQVIDSTRAIPEIRAELEAGLRQLVAARP
- the holB gene encoding DNA polymerase III subunit delta'; the protein is MSAPQFLPWQMETARAWLGNRERFAHAWLVHGLAGIGKLDFANAAAASLLCETPQDGLACGHCAACAWFASGNHPDLRRIRPEAVAVEEGADAAEGAEEAEPATGAAKKAPSKEIRIDQIRSLESWFNTATHRGGWRVALLYPAHALNVVSSNALLKVLEEPPPHTVFLLVADAPDRLLPTLVSRCRRLPLPAPDADTALQWLRAQNVEPAREWLAAAGGAPLAALRLAQHAETACPPWLTQLVGPLAKGQTPDVGTLAEALEKAPPAEWIDALQRLYTDLMLAAAGAPVRYFPALAAVVAEVAARMNTARAAEAARWLTRQRALATHPLNAKLFAHATLQRVVLSCQA
- a CDS encoding TatD family hydrolase, with translation MYVDSHCHLNFPELAADLPAILERMAANQVTHALVVSVNLPEWPGLMSLVEPQPNLWASVGVHPDYEDTPDPEPEELARLAAHPKVVAIGETGLDYYRLSEPLDWQRERFRRHIRAARDTGLPLIVHTRSSAEDTVRMLREEGAAEVGGVMHCFTETWEVAQAALDQNFHISLSGIVTFKNAHVVHEVAAKVPLDRLLIETDSPYLAPVPYRGKLNDPSKVIHVAEKIADLKGISVAEVARASTDNFFNLFNKIKK
- a CDS encoding ankyrin repeat domain-containing protein, with the protein product MAASAAFSRHRLVSHCRSALLALCVAVSTPALAQAANPSDWWVYVANDYPDEIKDLLAHGADPNVRYRNGQPALMRAVVDGAWKVFDVLAANPRTDVNAENPAGETPLMYLAIAGQTDRARALMARGAQVNRLGWTPLHYAASKGQLAMAGLLLERKAMVNAPAPNGETPLMMAALSGNKAMVELLLKAGADVTTRDTKDQNAADWARTGKSTSLAAELQTLIAQQEAAKRARRASGPAEPEPDPAQAAEAAPGVAPADTTAAPPTVQPAPLDAPPPLAQPAAPAKPANTPNVGGVSGVRLNNYDKPATP
- a CDS encoding IclR family transcriptional regulator, coding for MMDQSVGPGADRVLYVLATLARHDGPLSIAALAEKTGLAQSTLYRQVALLKRWGFVAEHEGEYGPGPLCVQLAWGFDQSSFLIHEAQPDMAALAAASGETIGLLVAVKDQAVCLDMVESQHPLRCSFTKGRGLPLVRGASAKSLLAFMPVPRQQAALAILARESGVDPTRLADELEAIRAQGYAVTDSEVDAGVWGVSVPIFQRANQAVASITLMAPSTRAAQRPQAFIDLTVAAARRISGRLQAH